Genomic DNA from Streptococcus uberis:
TTCTAATGTCTCTTACAATGCTATAAGAAACTTTAGCAAAGCATAGATTTCCAAAATACTGAATAAAACTTTGCAATAGATAGAGACCATAATAGGCAATCAGTATCAAAAAAGCAGTCTGATTCATATGATCCAAATAATGATCAATGAAGTAAGAGGCTACTAAAGGGATGTAGCTTTTAACAACTGTTGTCAAAAGTAATAGGCTTAGAGCTGCCGCTGTCAGCCATTTATATGGTTTTAAATAAGACATCAAACGTTTGAACACTTGCCACTGACTAGCCTTGTACATCTCCTTCCACCTCCATTTCCATTTGCTGTGATACATAAGTTTTGGCATACCAACCATTGTTTTGAATTAAGTCTTCATGGCGACCACGTTCAATAATGCGACCATTTTGCATGACTAAAATGATATCAGCGTGTACAACGGCGCTGAGACGGTGTGCCGTAATAATAGTTGTTTTATCTTTGCGGGTATCTTTAAGATTTTCAATAATAGCAAATTCCGTTTTCGCATCAACGGCTGACAAGGAATCATCCAAAATAAGAATTTCCGGATTTAAAACCATTGCGCGACTCATGGCAAGTCGTTGTTTTTGTCCTCCAGATAAGGAAACACCTTTTTCACCGATCAAGGTGTTAAAACCATCTGGCATTGCCAGGATATCCTCATAAACGTGAGAGAGTTTGGTAGCCTTTTGAACAGCTTCCACTGACAAATCCGGATTCCCAAATCGAACATTTTCGAGAATGCTAGTCGCAAATAAAAATTGATCCTGAGGCACATAGCCAATTAATTGTCTTAGGTCTTTTAAACGATAATTCTCAATCGGATGACCATTTAATGAAATAGAACCTTCTGTAACATTATATTCTCTTAACAAGAGTTTAATAAGGGTCGTTTTCCCAGATCCTGTTTGACCAACTAAACCGAGAGTTTGTCCCTTTTCAAGAGCAAAATGAATGTCTCTGAGTGTTTCTTCGTCACTGTACTGAAAAGCCTTAATATCATATTTAAGTTGTCCATTTTGAATGGTTTTAATAGGATTTTCTGGATCTTTGATGTCAGATTCTTGATTTAAGAGCTCTTCAATACGTTCATAGGAAACAGAACCACGTTGAATCATATTGAATAGGAAGCCTACAGCCATTAAGGGCCAAACTAACATGTCTAGATAAGTAATGAAGGTGACAAGATTACCAATGGTAATGGTTTGGGCTTTGATCATGTAAGCTCCTACAAATAAGGTCAATACATAAGAAGCCCCAATAAACAAAAGCACTAGAGGATCAAACATGACATCATAAGTCATGGTTTTAATATTTTTCTGGAATGTTTTTTGATTGATTGATTGAAAAGAGTCCAATTCTTGAACTTGGTAACCAAAGGATTTTGTAACTTTAATACCTGATACACTTTCTTGCACCTTATTATTTAAGTCAGAAAAGGCTGCCTGAGATTCTCCAAATGCTTTGTGAGTTTTTCGTCCCAAACGACTAGTAGCATAAGCCATTAAGGGCAAAGGCAAGACTGCAATGACAGTCATCTGCCATGAAATGCTAAAAAACATGGTGACTAAGGTGACAATTGCTGTAATGGAAGCATCCACTGCTGACATAACCCCTCCCCCGGCCAATCTGGTTAAAGAGTTGATGTCATTAGTGGCGTGAGCCATTAAATCACCTGTTCGATATTTTTGATAGAAAGAGGGAGACATCCTGGTAAAATGATCGAACAATTTAAAACGCATGATTCTTCCTAAACGGTAAGAGGTCCCAAAAATACAAACTCTCCAAATATACCTTAAGACATACATGGCAATTGAAGCTAATAAGAGCCAAAACAACTGTATTAACAAGTCATCTTTGGTTAAATGTCCACTTGTGATACCATCAATCACTGATCCCATGATTTTGGGAGGAATCAAATTCAAAAGGGCTACTAAACTAAGAGAAAGAATACCGATAAGATAGGGCACTTTTTCTTGTTTGAAGAACCACCACAAATTTTTTATAATTGACATGAATTACCTTTCTTTAAAATTTCTATTTTTCTCATTTTATGATGCGCTAAAAAAGTCTCTCCTTTATCAGGAGAGCACTCTTATGTCAAGATTTTAGAAGAACGAGTGAGACGAAAAAGTCCGTAGGCAATGCTTGCCCCCAGAGCATTGGTCCATAAATCATCAATTTCAAAAACCCTATTGGCATTAATAGCTACATCTAAGAGTAACTGTGTTATTTCGATACTAAAGCTAATGGTGAGACCTAAAAGAAAACTCTTAGCATAGCTGTGCCATTTGCTTGTCAAAAAATGACAAAGATAAACTAATGGAAGGAGAAGAAAGACATTCATTAGATTTTGGCAGAATATCCAAACACCTTCAAATAGTGTATTGACCTTGCCCAACCCTAAAATAGAATTGAAGGGAACCAGAAGAAATCGAAGTCTTCCAACATAAATAATATTGGGGGTTTTGATATCTTCAAAGAGTTGTGGCTGAGGCATAAAGCACATGATGCAAATAGCTAGGATGTAAAGAATTGCTAGAGCTTTCATGACGCGAATAACCTTGACTGAAAGTCGCCTAGGATTATCAAAAAATGTTGACATTAATCAGCTACTGCCGCCACTACTTTTTGACGGTCTTTCTTCATGGTGTTTGATCGTAACTGACCACATGCTGCATCGATATCTGTTCCATGTTCCTGACGAACAACACAGTTGACCCCATTTTTCTTCAAGACATCATAGAAGGCTGCCACTCGTTCTTTAGGACTTCTGCTATATTGATCATGTTCTGAAACAGGATTATAGGGAATAAGATTGACATATGACAATTTTCTGATTTTTTTAGTTAAATCAGCCAATTCTTGTGCCTGTTCAACGCCGTCATTAACTTCATTAAGCATAATATATTCAAAAGTTACACGACGATTAGTCGTCTCAATATAATATTCAATAGCTGCAAATAGTTTCTCCAATGGGAAGGAACGGTTAATGCGCATAATGCTCGAACGTAATTCATTATTGGGAGCATGGAGTGATACAGCTAAATTCACTTGAACGCCTTCATTTGCAAATTCGCGAATTTTGTGGGCGAGACCAGATGTTGATACCGTAATATGTCGAGCTCCAATGGCTAAACCATTATCATCGTTAATCGTTCTTAAAAATTTCATGACGTTATCGTAATTGTCAAATGGTTCACCGATTCCCATGACAACGACATGACTAACACGTTCGTCTTGACCACGTTCGTCAAAATATTTTTGAACCAACATAATTTGAGCGGTAATTTCACCATTGTTTAAATCACGTTGTTTTTTTATCAAACCACTTGCACAGAAAGTACATCCAATATTACAACCAACCTGAGTTGTCACACATACGGAATGACCATAATGTTGACGCATCAACACCGTTTCAATTAACATGCCGTCCGGTAGTTCAAAGAGATATTTTACCGTTCCATCAGCTGATTCTTGGACGATTCTTTGTTTTAAGGGATTAACACAAAAATGTTCATTTAAAAGAGCTATGAAGTCTTTAGAAATATTGGTCATTTCTTCAAAAGATTGGACACGTTTTTTATAGAGCCAATCCCAAATTTGAGTTGCACGGAATTTTTTCTGACCGTTTTCAAGTGCCCAAGCAATTAATTCATCTCTGGTTAGGCTGTAAATAGATGGTTTCATGAATTATTATCCTTCTTTCTGATGATAAAATGGTCGTTCTTTGGAGCAGGAGACTGACGTTTTTTGCCTTCTTGTTTGTTATCAGAAACTTTTTGAAAATCTTTTCGACGTCTACTCTTTTTAGGAGGTTCTTGATATTTCTCTTTAGACGTTTTGCTTTTTGACTTAGGATGTATTGTAAACACATCCTCTCCCTTATTCCGTCGTTTCTGAGGTCTTGCTGATTTCTTACGTCTTATAGGCTTATCTTCTTCAAATTTGATTTCAATGGGATTTGGATTTTCTAAAACAAAGTAGGCACAGCCAAAATTACAGAATTCTTTAATATAGTCTTCTAAACGGGAGATGCGATTTGTTTTTTTGATGTCGTTGGAGTCTTTGTAAAATCCCTTAAGACGTAACTGCTCATTGCCCCAATCCCCAACAATATAATCATACTTTAATAAGATTTCAGTGAAACGTTGTTCAAAGGCGGTTGTATCAAACGCCTCTTTTTCATTTTCCAAAAGAGTGAAGGTATAGTCATCACTTTTTACGATATTATCAAAACTAATGAACTTTGGCCCAGGAAATTTATTATAGTTATACATTTCTGGTGAAATTTCCTTTTTCATTGGACTCCTTTCCGATCATCTTCTCATTTTTGAGGTATTTTTCCAAAACTTCCCTTAAAAGATCAGGGAAGAGCAAGGTAGGCAATTCTTGCTTCACACTAGGAAAATAGGAAGCAAAAAAATACTGATCGACTAAAACTAAACTTATCTTATCCGATTTGCCCATAACTGTTTCATTATACACTATTTTTCCATTTTTGTATGCAAAGCCACGGCTACATAGTCCCCCAAACTGTTTGCCGCGGAAGCCCATCCCTCTAATTTCCTGATTTTTTAACAAATCCGCCTGTCCCCAAATCTCAAAGCAGATTTTTTCGAAACTTTCTTTGCTTAATTCGAAACGTGCTAAGCGCATTTGATGCGGTAAGCTTTTTTGAAGTGATTTTAAAGTTATCCTTTGGTCCAGAGGATGCACCAACAAGCCAGTGTTAATCAGACAAGTATCGGCATGAGCATAATCCATCATAGCTTCCATCACTAAATCCAGTGTTTTTTCTTGATTTAATGGTTCTGCAAGCGTCAGAATACTCTGGTCATCTAAAAGCCTCTCTCCCTCATTCAATAAAGCTTGAATCGCTTCTTGATCCGAAGGAAGACTGGGAAAATGGCTGGTTTCATGAGCAATAATTTCTATTTCCTGAAGCCGATGGTTCTCTAATACCATGGAAATGTTACCGACATACTGGCCATATTTCCCAGCAGCAGCTAGATAGGTTCCATTTAAACAAGCACCATCTTCAAAAACATGATGGGTGTGACTTCCGATAATTAAATCGATATTGTCCACTTCTTCAGTGATTCTTTCATCGACAGTGATGCCTAAATGACTCAAGAGAATACGTATATCTGCAGATGCCACTTCCGGCAATTGAAGATCTCTTTTTAAAGCTTCAATAGGGTCTGTGACTTGCCAACCATTAGGTTCATAGGTCCAGTAGTAGGGAAAGGTATAGGCAAGAAAAGCAATGGTCGTTCCCTTTTTTGTCCTGTAAATGGCATAGGGAGAAGCCCATTTAGGGCGCTGATGATTATCTTCAAGATTTCCTAAAATGACTTCAAAATTTGCCTCATCATAGACTTGATTTAAATCTTCCTTACTTAAACCGATACCTTCATTGTTACCAATTGTAGCAAAATCTATTCCAAGTTGATTCATCAGTTGGACATTTGCTTTTCCTTTGGTCGCATCAGATAAAGGATGACTTCGATCAATGTTATCTCCGATGTCCAGTTTGATCACTTCTTCATCTTGATTTTGCGAAGCTTTTTCAAAAAAGCGTTGCAGTTTAGGAAAAGCTTCAAAATGGGAATGTAAATCATTGAGATGAAGTAAACGAATGATTTCCTGCATGGATTGCCTTTCTATTTCTGGATAGGGTTCACTTTTAAAACCAGATAGTAAGGCTATTATATCATTTTTGACATCGAATTCTGTTATTTAAAATAGGAAATCATAAACCTATAACTTCTTTCAAACTGAAAAAACAGAGCATACAGCTCTGTTTTAAAATGGTTACCAATTATATTGATCAACAGTTTCTTTGGTGACTAAATAGATAGGAGAAACGGTTGTTTTTTTCACTTTTTTACCTTGATAGTGGTCAATTGCTGCTTGGATGGCAATTTCTCCCATTTTGGCTGGTTGTTGGGCTATTGTTGCTGTAATATCACCATTCTTGATAGCATCATGTGCATCTGGTTGACCATCAATGCCGACAATCAGAATATCTTTAAGTCCTGCTGATTTAACAGCTTGTGCTGCTCCCAAAGCCATTTCATCATTTTGGGCAAAAATAACTTGAACATCTTTATGGCCTTGAATCATGTTTTGAGCTGTATTGAGAGCTTTGGCACGATCAAAATTGGCAGATTGACTAGAAAGGATATCTAATTTTGTTTTTGCAATCTTATTAAAGCCTTTACCACGGTCAACTGTTGCGGAAGCTCCTGGTACACCTGACAATTCAAATGCTTTTGCTTTTTCACCTAATTCTTTAACCACAAATTCAGCAGCCATTTTACCAGCTTCAACGTTATCAGAAGCGACGGTTGTTAAAACGTCTCCGCCTTCACTACCACGGTCAATTAAGATAACAGGTATATTGGCAGAATTAGCTGCTTTGATGGAAGAAACGACAGCCTTTGAATCAACTGGATTAATCAAAATGGCATCAACATTTTGACTAATAAAGTTTTGAATATCATCCGCTTGACGTGCTGCATCATCTTGCGCGTCAGCAACTTTCAAACTCACTTTTTTCTCACCAGCAAATTTATCCAATCCATCTTTCATGGCAACAAAGTATGGATTGTTAGTTGTTGAAATGGATACTCCCAATTTCAAATCTTTAGCTGCTTTTTTGGTGACTTCCTTTGAGGAAGATGCGGAAGAGTTTCCTAACCCCGTTTTACCACAGGCACCCAGAAGCAATACCATTGATAGGAAGAGAGCTAAAAAGCCTAGTTTTTTGATACATTTCATGTGACAATCTCCTTTTTATATTTTTTTAAAAACACTCATTTATGAAGCTTTTGCTACTTTTAGACGATCCAAAAGAACAGCAATTAAAATAACAACACCTTTGACTACTTGTTGCCAAAAGGCGGAAACCCCGATGATGTTAAGTCCATTGTTTAAGACCCCAATGATTAAAGCACCAATTAAGGTTCCTAGAATTCTACCTTTTCCTCCAGATAAGGATGTTCCGCCAAGTACAACAGCAGCGATTGCATCCATCTCATAACTTGCACCTGCTGTCGGTTGAGCAGAACTTAAACGAGACGTAATGATTAAACCTGAAATGGCTGCCATCATTCCTGATATGGTATAGATCACAATCTTGACTTTATTTAATTTAATCCCGGAAATATAAGCAGCTTTTTCATTTCCGCCTAAGGCATAAACAGATTTACCAAAAGCTGTCTTATGAAGCAAGAGATACAAGATTAAAAATACGAGGAACATGAGAATGACTGGAAAAGGGATTCCAAATATATAACCTTGTCCTATGAATTGGAAGGTAAAACTATCTGAAAGACCTCCCGTAATAGGATTTCCGTTAGAATAGACCAAGGTAGCTCCTCTAAAAATAGTCATCGTTGCCAGTGTCACAATAAATGGAGCAAGTTTGCCGTATGAAATCAAGAGACCATTTAACATGCCAAAGATACCACCTAGGGCTAATGCAAGTAAAATAGCTATTCCAACAGGTGTTCCCTTAGCAATTAAACCTGCTGTCAGAGCACTTGAGAGGGCCAATATAGACCCCACAGATAAATCAATCCCACCGGTCAATATAACAAAGGTCATCCCAAAGGCGATAAATCCATTTGCAGTGACTTGCAGTAACAAATTCAACAAGTTATTGGTGGTTAAGAAATTAGGATTGATTATTGTAATGACAATCATTAATCCAATTAAGGCGACCAGAGTTGTCAACTCTGAGAAATATTTCATGACTTTTTTCAACTTAATGCCCTCCTGTTGCCAATTGCATAACACTTTCTTGACTTGCCTCTTCTCGGCTCAATTCTCCTGCAATGCGACCCTCATGCATAACCATGATACGATCACTGACTCCTAAAATTTCAGGTAAATCAGATGACACTAAAATAATAGGAACACCTCTTTCAGCAAGCTCATCAATCAACTGATAAATTTCACGTTTAGCCCCAACGTCTACACCACGTGTTGGCTCATCTAAAATTAAAACTTTAGGGGCTATGCCAATCCATTTAGCTAAAACGACTTTTTGCTGATTACCACCTGATAGTTGACCAACGGTCATCTTGGGTGTACCTGATTTGATGCGCAAGCGATCAATTAATTGCTGAACGAAAATAGTACTTGTTTTCTCATCAAATAATCCATGTTTGACGAAGTCTTTGGTACTCGGTAAAGTCATATTATCTTTAATGGAAAAATCTAAGATTAAACCTTCTGCTTTGCGATCTTCAGTTAAAAATCCGATGCCTTGAGCGATAGCTTGTGCAGGGTTGGAAATGCTTAATGCTTGTCCATTAAGTTTTATTTTTCCAGACTTTACTTTATCTAGGCCAAAAATAGAACGCATCACTTCAGTCCGGCCAGCTCCCATTAAGCCAGAAAAGCCTAAGATTTCACCTTTTCTAACCTTAAACGAAACATCTTGAAAAGCTGAACCAGTAAGGTTTTCAACTTCAAAAGCAATGTCACCAATGCTTGCCTTTTTTTCGGGGTAAAAATCTTCAAGCTCACGGCCAACCATCTTCTTAACCAGTTCATAAGGGGTCGTTTCACTGGTTTTTTTCGTATCAACCACAATGCCATCTCGCATAACAGTCACTAAATCCGTGATTTTAAAGATTTCTTCCATCCGGTGTGAAATGTAAATAATTCCAACACCTTCTTCTTTCAAGCCTTTAATAACCCTAAACAAATTTTCCGTCTCACGATCAGTTAAGGCGGCTGTCGGCTCATCCATAATGAGCAAAGAAACTTTTGATAGCAAACTCTTGGCAATTTCAATCATCTGTTGTTGACCAACAGACAGGTCACCAATGGGACAGTGTAAGGGAATGGACACTCCTAGACGTTCAAAAGCAGCCTTAGCTTTTTTAGCCATTGCTTTTTGATCAAGAAGCCCGAGTGGTGTTTTCACCTCACGACCAAGAAATAGATTCTCCAGAACAGTCATTTCCGGCCAGGTATTCATTTCTTGATGAATAAAACTGATTCCAAATTCTTCAGCTTCTTGTGGATTAGAAAAGGTCATCTCTTTTCCATCAATGATAATATCCCCATGACTAGCAGGAAATAGACCTGTCAGTATATTCATTAAGGTAGACTTCCCCGCACCATTTTCTCCCATTAGGGCATGAACTTGACCAGATGCTATACTTAAGTCAATTTTTTCTAAAACCTTATTGCTCCCAAATGATTTGGAAATTCCTCTCATGTCAATTTTCATGAAGCCCAACCTTCCTAAATGGTTACACCCGATTGTAAAATGATATTTGAATATGGAGTATTTTCACCCGTGCGAATCACTGCCTTCACGTCTTGATTTAATGCCTTGAGTTGCTCATGACTGACATATTCAACAGTGACGCCATCATCCAATTTTCTTAAAATTTGAGACAGTTGCTCTGGATTCTGCTCCTTAATTTCCTCAGCTAGGATGATTTTTTCCACAAGCACATGCTCTAAATAGACATCCAGTAGGTCTTGAAAACTTGGAAAACCAGCCTTTAGAGACAGATCAATCTTTCGCACACCACTAGGAATCGGCAAGCCCAAATCACCAATACAAACCCGATCCGTATGTCCCAAGTCATCAACAATTTTTGCTAAGTCACTATTTAAAATCCCATGTTTTTTCATAAGCCTGATGTTTCCTCATTTCTTCTAAAGTTGGCATGCCACCCTGAGCACCAAATTTCTGAACCGATAAATGTGAAGCCAAAGTAGCAAATTGAAGTGCCTGTTCAATCGGTAACTGTTTCGTTAAAGCAAAGCCAAAGGCACCGTTAAAGGTATCGCCAGCCCCCGTAGTATCAACCACATCTGCTTTAATAGCAGGAATTGTCTTCAAACTGCTACCATCAAAAAAAATTGAACCTTGGCTGCCTAAAGTGACAATCAGTTTGTTTGGGTAGGCCATCACATTTTCTTCAAGAGTCCTCTCCGGAAAAAGTTCCTGACATTCATGCTGATTTGGAGTGACATAATCCACCAAATCTATCATCTCTTTATCAGTCGAACGCGATGGTGCTGGATTATACAGTACTTTTATACCATGTTCCTTACAATAGGATGCTATTCTTTTATTAGCTTGATGAGGAATCTCATTTTGCAAAATCACCAAATCGGCTTGCTCAATCACTTCCCATTCTGATGACCATCGGTCTGGGCTGACAAAGTCGTTTGCACCAGGACAGACAATAATGCGATTATCCTGTTGGAAAAGTGTAATTTGTGCAATTCCAGAAGATGATGGTACCGTTCCCACATAGCTTGTATTTAAATTGTTATCAACTAGGTTTTGTTTCAAAAGGGGACCAAATGAATCCTGACCTAAGCATCCAATAATAGTACAATCATCCTGATCAGAACTCAAACGTCCTAGGGCAACAGCTTGGTTAGCTCCTTTTCCTCCTGGAACCATTGAAAAGTGATTTCCAAAGACTGTTTCCCCCTCTTGAGGGATACGACTCGTCTCCATGACCAAATCCATTGAAATACTACCAATAACTACAATACGACTCATTTTTTCCTCCTTAATGTTTCACGTTCGACAAAATGAACCGGCAATTTAATCCGTTTTTCGTCAACTGGGATATTATTTGCAATCTTATAAATTAATTCCGCTGCTTGGTGTCCCATCTGATAAGATGACTGGTGAATGGTGGAAAGGGAAGGATAAATAAATTGACTCATTATAATATCATCGTAACCAATCACTTGCACATCATCGGGAATCTTTTTGCCACGTGCATGCAATTCATGAATATAGGCAATAGCATGAATATCTGATGGGGCAATAATACTATCACAATTAACAAAATAATCTAAATGACGTTTAGCCTCATTTTGAATAGTTTCAAAATCAAAACTCCCACTATCACAAATCCTGACATCAACACCCTTTTCTTTCAAATAATGTAAACTCGCTTTAAAACGCTCATTTAAGTTAGTTGCCATATCTAAGGGGCCCCTTATTAAAAGCACTTGCTTAGTCCCAGCCTCATAAACCATTTCAGCTGCCAAGCGTCCCCCCTCATGACTATCTGAAAAAACACCATACTCACTGTGTTTATCAACGCGGTCAACCACTACGACAGGGATGTCAATTTCTGGATGATTTTGCGTAAAATCATGAGTGGTAATAATACCGGCTGCATTGTTTTGAAGTAGCATATCGATGTACTCTTCTTCTAAGGTCTGACTGTGACCAATATTGCCCAGCATGACCCGATAGCCTTTTTCTTTTAAAAATACTTCAGCCCCTCTGGCCAAGCGTGGAAAGAATGGGTTTGATATATCAGGCAAGAGCAAACCGACAAGTTGATTTTTTTTTGTTTTTAAGGATTGGGCAATCAGATTTGGACTATAATGCAACTTTTCAATGGCCTTTTTAATCTTTTCCCTAGCCTCATCTGACACATATCCATTTTGAGAAATATAACGAGACACTGTAGATTTAGACACTCCTGCCTCTTCAGCCACTTCTTTTATTGTCGCCATAATATCCAATGCCTCCTTTCTCACTTTATATGGAACCGGTCTCACAAAACATATTGTAACCGTTTTCTTCATTTCTGTCAATAACTTTTAAAAAAATTTCGTTGCTAAAAAGGATATAAGCATCATATTTACTTCTTATTCAACTATTTTGACTACTTTTATTAATCCAAAAAACTTCCAGAATAATCTAGAAGTTTTATCATGGTTTATAAAAGCTGTAAGCTTAGTTAGTCTTTTTCAAATAATCTATGGCCTCTTTAGCTGTTGTTACGGGAACAATTTTCATTTTCGTTTTAATTTGTTTGGCTGCTTCTTTGGCCTCGTCATAATTGGTTTTTAAATCAGGATAACGTTTTTTGAGCTTTTTATCCACTGGGTTATTAGGCACAAAAAAGATTTCCGCCCCCTCGTTAGCAGCAGCAATAACTTTTAAGCCTGCCCCACCAATATCACCAACCCTGCCATCTTGATCAATTGTACCTGTCCCTGCAATTTTACGACCTTTTCGCAGGTCTTCTTTATTAATTTGGTCCAGGATATCAAGTGTGAACATCAAGCCTGCACTAGGACCACCGACACCATCTGTTGAAAAAACAATGTCTTGGTCGGTATGGACCTTGGTATGATCTGTTAAGCCAATACCAATACCATTTTTGCCATTTTTGAGTTTGATGATTTTACCATTTTTAGATTTATCTTTACCATCTGAAGTGAATTGGACACTGACCTTATCACCCAGTTTTAAACCTGACACATAATCAATTAATTCTTTAGAACTCTTAAAGGATTTATGATTGACTGCTGTCACAGTATCAGCGATGTTTAGTTTTCCTTTG
This window encodes:
- a CDS encoding SepM family pheromone-processing serine protease: MKVIKTYKWWVLSILSMVLILFALFFPLPYYIEMPGGAYDIRSVLKVNGKKDNEKGSYNFVAVTVSHATFAQMLYAWMTPFTEISSAEDTTGGYSDADYLRINQFYMETSQNSAIYQALKLADKDVSLDYLGVYVLDVSKDSTFKGKLNIADTVTAVNHKSFKSSKELIDYVSGLKLGDKVSVQFTSDGKDKSKNGKIIKLKNGKNGIGIGLTDHTKVHTDQDIVFSTDGVGGPSAGLMFTLDILDQINKEDLRKGRKIAGTGTIDQDGRVGDIGGAGLKVIAAANEGAEIFFVPNNPVDKKLKKRYPDLKTNYDEAKEAAKQIKTKMKIVPVTTAKEAIDYLKKTN
- the rbsK gene encoding ribokinase, which codes for MSRIVVIGSISMDLVMETSRIPQEGETVFGNHFSMVPGGKGANQAVALGRLSSDQDDCTIIGCLGQDSFGPLLKQNLVDNNLNTSYVGTVPSSSGIAQITLFQQDNRIIVCPGANDFVSPDRWSSEWEVIEQADLVILQNEIPHQANKRIASYCKEHGIKVLYNPAPSRSTDKEMIDLVDYVTPNQHECQELFPERTLEENVMAYPNKLIVTLGSQGSIFFDGSSLKTIPAIKADVVDTTGAGDTFNGAFGFALTKQLPIEQALQFATLASHLSVQKFGAQGGMPTLEEMRKHQAYEKTWDFK
- a CDS encoding LacI family DNA-binding transcriptional regulator translates to MATIKEVAEEAGVSKSTVSRYISQNGYVSDEAREKIKKAIEKLHYSPNLIAQSLKTKKNQLVGLLLPDISNPFFPRLARGAEVFLKEKGYRVMLGNIGHSQTLEEEYIDMLLQNNAAGIITTHDFTQNHPEIDIPVVVVDRVDKHSEYGVFSDSHEGGRLAAEMVYEAGTKQVLLIRGPLDMATNLNERFKASLHYLKEKGVDVRICDSGSFDFETIQNEAKRHLDYFVNCDSIIAPSDIHAIAYIHELHARGKKIPDDVQVIGYDDIIMSQFIYPSLSTIHQSSYQMGHQAAELIYKIANNIPVDEKRIKLPVHFVERETLRRKK